One Pectobacterium polaris DNA window includes the following coding sequences:
- a CDS encoding enolase C-terminal domain-like protein: MTNFSATPVITDMKVIPVAGYDSMLLNIGGAHGAYFTRNLVILTDSAGHTGVGEAPGGEVIYNTLVEAIPRVKGEQIARMNRLVHDIHVGNQSSDFDSFGKGAWTFELRVNAVAALEAALLDLLGQFMGVPVAELLGPGKQRDEVTVLGYLFYIGDRTKTDLPYLSGEKGKHEWYHLRHQQAMDSEAIVRLAEATTDRYGFKDFKLKGGVLPGEQEIDAVKALKKRFPDARITVDPNGAWLLDEAIELCKDMKGILTYAEDPCGAEQGFSGREVMAEFRRATGLPVATNMIATNWREMNHAVMLQAVDIPLADPHFWTMHGAVRVAQLCDEWGLTWGCHSNNHFDISLAMFTHVGAAAPGNPTAIDTHWIWQEGQHLTKEPLQIVNGKIKVPDRPGLGIELDMEQVMKAHDLYKKLPSGARNDAVAMQYLIPGWTFDRKRPVFGR, encoded by the coding sequence ATGACAAACTTTTCAGCAACGCCTGTGATTACCGACATGAAAGTCATCCCCGTTGCGGGCTATGACAGCATGTTGCTGAACATCGGCGGTGCGCATGGTGCTTACTTCACGCGTAACCTCGTCATTTTAACCGATAGCGCCGGGCATACCGGTGTCGGCGAAGCGCCCGGTGGCGAAGTCATTTACAACACGCTGGTTGAGGCGATTCCCCGTGTGAAAGGCGAGCAAATCGCCCGTATGAACCGTCTGGTTCATGACATTCATGTCGGCAACCAATCTTCTGATTTTGATTCCTTCGGCAAAGGTGCCTGGACGTTTGAGCTGCGCGTGAATGCCGTGGCAGCGCTTGAAGCGGCGTTGCTCGATCTGCTGGGGCAATTCATGGGTGTTCCCGTTGCCGAGCTGCTGGGGCCGGGTAAACAGCGTGATGAAGTCACCGTGCTCGGGTATCTGTTCTACATCGGCGACCGCACGAAGACGGATTTACCTTATTTATCAGGTGAGAAAGGCAAGCACGAGTGGTATCACCTGCGTCACCAGCAGGCGATGGACAGCGAGGCGATTGTGCGTTTAGCCGAAGCCACGACTGACCGCTACGGATTTAAAGATTTCAAACTCAAAGGTGGCGTACTGCCCGGCGAGCAGGAAATCGATGCCGTGAAGGCGCTGAAGAAACGTTTCCCGGATGCGCGTATCACCGTCGACCCAAACGGTGCTTGGCTGCTGGATGAAGCGATTGAATTGTGCAAAGACATGAAGGGCATCCTGACTTACGCGGAAGACCCGTGTGGTGCCGAACAAGGTTTCTCCGGTCGTGAAGTGATGGCGGAATTCCGCCGCGCCACTGGGCTGCCAGTAGCGACCAACATGATTGCCACCAACTGGCGTGAAATGAACCATGCCGTGATGTTACAGGCAGTCGATATTCCGCTGGCCGATCCGCATTTCTGGACGATGCACGGTGCGGTGCGCGTCGCCCAACTGTGTGATGAGTGGGGCCTGACGTGGGGCTGCCATTCCAATAACCACTTCGATATTTCTTTGGCGATGTTCACGCACGTGGGCGCGGCGGCACCGGGTAACCCGACGGCGATTGATACGCACTGGATCTGGCAGGAAGGGCAGCATTTGACCAAAGAGCCGCTGCAAATCGTCAACGGAAAAATTAAGGTGCCGGATCGTCCCGGTCTGGGAATTGAGCTGGATATGGAACAGGTCATGAAAGCCCACGACTTGTACAAAAAATTACCGAGCGGGGCACGTAATGATGCCGTCGCCATGCAGTACCTGATTCCTGGTTGGACATTTGATC
- a CDS encoding MFS transporter, producing MNTVSSAAGAIQKRTNARYWIVVMLFIVTSFNYGDRATLSIAGSAMSKEIGLDAVGMGYIFSAFSWAYVIGQIPGGWLLDRFGSKKVYFYSILTWSIFTLLQGFVDIFSGAGIVISLFLLRFMVGLCESPSFPGNSRIVAAWFPAQERGTAVAIFNSAQYFATVIFAPIMGWLTQAVGWAHVFWFMGGLGIILSFVWLKVIHDPKDHPGVNQAELDYIEAGGALINMDAKGTKKATEKGEKWHQIKQLMQSRMMLGVYIGQYCINALTYFFITWFPLYLVQARGMSILKAGFVASVPAICGFVGGVLGGIISDYLMRRTNSLTFARKTPIVLGMLLSMSMVICNYVETEWVVIAVMSAAFFGKGIGALGWAVMADTAPKEISGLSGGLFNMFGNASGIVTPIAIGYIIGMTGSFNGGLVYVGIHALVAIFSYLFIVKDIKRVELKPFVKN from the coding sequence ATGAATACAGTAAGCTCAGCAGCTGGCGCGATACAAAAGAGAACAAACGCCCGCTACTGGATTGTCGTGATGTTGTTTATTGTCACGTCATTTAACTATGGAGACCGCGCGACCTTGTCCATTGCTGGTTCAGCAATGTCTAAGGAAATTGGGTTGGACGCGGTGGGGATGGGTTATATCTTCTCAGCGTTCTCCTGGGCGTATGTTATTGGACAAATACCTGGGGGCTGGCTGCTCGATCGCTTTGGCTCAAAGAAAGTCTACTTCTACAGTATCTTAACCTGGTCGATTTTTACCTTATTACAAGGCTTTGTCGATATCTTCAGCGGCGCGGGCATCGTTATTTCTCTGTTCCTCCTGCGCTTTATGGTCGGCCTGTGTGAATCACCTTCCTTCCCAGGGAATAGCCGAATTGTGGCTGCCTGGTTCCCTGCACAAGAACGTGGTACTGCCGTCGCGATATTTAACTCGGCACAGTATTTTGCCACGGTCATTTTTGCACCGATCATGGGATGGTTGACGCAGGCAGTAGGCTGGGCGCACGTGTTCTGGTTCATGGGCGGACTGGGTATCATTCTGAGCTTTGTCTGGCTGAAAGTGATCCACGACCCGAAAGATCACCCTGGGGTGAATCAGGCTGAACTGGATTACATCGAAGCCGGTGGTGCCCTGATTAATATGGACGCTAAAGGGACGAAGAAAGCGACCGAGAAAGGCGAAAAATGGCATCAGATCAAGCAATTAATGCAGTCTCGCATGATGCTGGGTGTGTATATCGGTCAATACTGTATTAACGCACTGACCTACTTCTTTATCACTTGGTTCCCGCTTTATCTGGTTCAGGCTCGTGGTATGTCGATCCTCAAAGCAGGATTTGTCGCCTCGGTTCCTGCTATCTGTGGTTTTGTCGGGGGCGTTCTGGGCGGCATTATTTCCGATTACCTGATGCGTCGGACCAATTCCCTGACCTTTGCCCGTAAAACGCCAATCGTTCTCGGTATGTTGCTCTCCATGTCGATGGTGATTTGTAACTACGTTGAAACCGAATGGGTCGTTATTGCGGTGATGTCTGCAGCCTTCTTCGGCAAAGGCATTGGTGCGCTGGGCTGGGCGGTTATGGCCGATACCGCACCAAAAGAAATCAGCGGGTTGAGCGGTGGACTGTTCAATATGTTCGGTAACGCGTCTGGTATCGTGACGCCGATTGCGATTGGCTACATCATCGGAATGACCGGTTCCTTCAATGGTGGTCTGGTGTATGTCGGGATCCATGCGCTGGTTGCGATCTTCAGCTACCTGTTCATCGTGAAAGATATTAAACGTGTCGAATTGAAGCCGTTCGTTAAGAATTAA
- the garD gene encoding galactarate dehydratase, which translates to MSDKSESNAAQEQPLYIKVHDSDNVAIVVNNNGLRAGTRFNDDLELIEHVPQGHKVALVDIAKSGAIIRYGEIIGYALRDIAKGSWIDESLVELPQAPALETLPLATKIPPTLPALEGYTFEGYRNADGSVGTKNLLGITTSVHCVAGVVDYVVKIIERDLLPRYPNVDGVVALNHLYGCGVAINAPAAVVPIRTIHNLALNPNFGGEILVVGLGCEKLQPERLLEGTPDVQAISLDDTSIVRLQDEHHVGFRSMVDDILTMADKHLQRLNKRQRETCPASELVVGMQCGGSDAFSGVTANPAVGFASDLLVRCGATVMFSEVTEVRDAIHLLTPRVINEEVGKRLLEEMAWYDNYLDSGQTDRSANPSPGNKKGGLANVVEKALGSIAKSGTSAIVEVLSPGQRPTKRGLIYAATPASDFVCGTQQLASGITVQVFTTGRGTPYGLLAVPVIKMATRTALANRWHDLMDIDAGTIATGEATIEDVGWQLFHFILDIASGRKKTWSDQWGLHNALAVFNPAPVT; encoded by the coding sequence ATGTCAGATAAATCAGAAAGTAATGCTGCACAAGAGCAGCCACTTTATATTAAGGTTCACGATTCTGATAATGTTGCCATTGTTGTTAATAATAATGGCTTACGTGCTGGAACCCGTTTTAATGATGATCTGGAATTAATTGAGCATGTTCCGCAAGGTCACAAAGTAGCCCTTGTGGATATCGCCAAATCAGGTGCCATCATCCGCTATGGTGAAATTATCGGGTATGCACTGCGTGATATTGCCAAAGGAAGCTGGATCGATGAATCGCTGGTCGAGTTGCCTCAGGCTCCCGCGCTAGAAACCCTGCCGCTGGCGACCAAAATTCCCCCCACGCTGCCTGCGCTGGAAGGCTACACCTTTGAAGGTTACCGCAACGCCGATGGCAGCGTAGGGACGAAAAACCTGTTGGGCATTACCACCAGCGTACACTGCGTCGCGGGCGTGGTGGACTATGTCGTCAAAATTATCGAGCGAGACTTATTGCCGAGATATCCCAATGTAGATGGCGTGGTCGCACTCAACCATCTTTATGGCTGTGGCGTGGCAATCAATGCCCCTGCTGCGGTGGTTCCCATCCGTACCATTCACAATCTGGCGCTGAACCCGAATTTTGGCGGCGAGATACTGGTGGTCGGCCTGGGCTGTGAAAAATTACAGCCGGAGCGTCTGCTGGAAGGGACGCCTGATGTACAAGCCATCTCCCTCGACGACACCAGCATTGTCCGCTTGCAGGATGAACACCACGTTGGTTTCAGATCGATGGTGGATGACATTCTGACGATGGCAGACAAGCACCTGCAACGGTTGAACAAACGTCAGCGTGAAACCTGTCCGGCCTCTGAGTTGGTTGTCGGCATGCAGTGTGGCGGTAGCGATGCTTTCTCCGGCGTCACCGCGAACCCAGCCGTTGGTTTTGCCTCCGATCTCTTGGTTCGCTGCGGTGCAACCGTCATGTTCTCCGAAGTAACCGAAGTGCGCGATGCCATTCATCTGTTAACGCCACGCGTCATCAATGAAGAAGTCGGTAAACGTCTGCTGGAAGAAATGGCCTGGTACGATAACTATCTCGACAGTGGCCAGACCGACCGTAGCGCCAACCCATCGCCGGGCAATAAAAAAGGTGGCCTCGCGAACGTGGTGGAAAAAGCGCTTGGTTCCATCGCCAAATCCGGCACCAGCGCGATTGTCGAAGTCCTGTCCCCCGGACAGCGCCCAACCAAACGTGGCTTGATTTACGCCGCAACACCGGCCAGCGACTTCGTGTGCGGCACCCAGCAGCTCGCTTCTGGTATCACCGTGCAAGTCTTCACCACCGGTCGCGGTACCCCTTATGGCCTGCTGGCTGTCCCCGTCATCAAAATGGCGACCCGAACCGCATTGGCAAACCGCTGGCACGATCTGATGGATATTGATGCCGGAACCATTGCTACCGGAGAGGCCACGATCGAAGACGTAGGCTGGCAGCTTTTCCACTTCATTTTGGATATCGCCAGCGGCAGGAAAAAAACCTGGTCCGATCAGTGGGGGCTACATAACGCCCTAGCCGTCTTCAACCCAGCGCCAGTAACCTGA
- a CDS encoding methyl-accepting chemotaxis protein, with protein sequence MRLNTPVTQQEYLLDMDTILMSTTNIHSHITYANSAFIAVSGFSEEQLINQPHNIVRHPDMPVEAYADMWFTLKQGDSWTGLVKNRRNNGDHYWVRANVTPVYQQEQLAGYISVRNTPNAEEIKYAETLYSAVQKKQAGSRKFYKGLVVRTGLFSPLSLLQKLSVRWRLRLAVLAVGLIPALLAFNGMNPLWLLALTLLLIVIMDQFLQKQIAQPIRMIMKQAQHVVSGRKVKHVHLNRVDEIGLLLRSVNQFGLNLHSLVDDVSTQVNGITKVSHKLAENNVDLNTRTEETSANLQQTAAAIEEITVAVQQSAETAAQATTMAEAASSTAFKGGNIMKETIGMMDSISSASDKIVDIIGVIDSIAFQTNILALNAAVEAARAGVQGRGFAVVAAEVRNLAQHSASAAKEIKTLIDANVESVKQGSTMVENAGKHISDIVDEVLQVSTMIKEISNATHEQTSALGLINTSIAQIEQMTQRNTDMVTHSTEAAEGLNLQARRLNSAINVYGS encoded by the coding sequence ATGAGATTAAATACACCTGTTACACAGCAGGAGTATCTGTTAGACATGGACACCATATTGATGTCCACGACAAATATTCACAGCCACATCACCTATGCCAACTCTGCCTTCATTGCGGTTAGTGGTTTTTCCGAAGAGCAGCTCATCAACCAGCCTCACAATATTGTGCGCCATCCCGACATGCCCGTTGAAGCCTATGCCGACATGTGGTTTACGCTGAAACAAGGCGATAGCTGGACTGGGTTAGTTAAAAATCGTCGCAACAACGGTGACCACTATTGGGTTCGCGCCAACGTTACGCCGGTCTACCAGCAGGAGCAGCTCGCAGGCTATATCTCAGTACGTAACACGCCCAACGCAGAAGAAATCAAGTATGCCGAAACGCTGTATAGCGCCGTGCAGAAAAAACAGGCGGGCAGCCGTAAATTCTACAAAGGATTAGTCGTTCGCACCGGACTCTTTTCGCCACTGTCGCTCTTACAGAAATTGTCAGTCCGCTGGCGCTTGCGTTTAGCCGTCTTAGCGGTGGGACTCATTCCTGCACTACTTGCTTTCAATGGCATGAATCCACTGTGGCTACTGGCACTGACGCTGTTACTCATTGTCATCATGGATCAGTTTCTGCAAAAGCAAATTGCACAGCCAATCAGGATGATAATGAAGCAGGCTCAGCATGTGGTATCGGGCCGTAAAGTAAAGCATGTCCACCTGAACCGGGTCGACGAAATTGGCTTGCTGCTACGCTCTGTTAACCAGTTTGGCCTGAACCTGCATTCGCTTGTCGACGACGTCAGTACACAGGTAAACGGCATCACCAAGGTCAGCCATAAGCTGGCGGAAAACAACGTCGACCTGAATACCCGCACGGAAGAGACATCGGCCAATCTGCAACAAACTGCTGCCGCCATTGAAGAAATTACCGTTGCCGTGCAGCAAAGTGCAGAAACGGCGGCACAAGCCACCACCATGGCAGAAGCCGCCAGCAGCACTGCGTTTAAAGGTGGCAACATCATGAAGGAAACCATCGGCATGATGGATTCCATCTCCAGCGCCAGCGATAAAATCGTTGATATCATTGGCGTGATAGACAGCATTGCCTTCCAGACCAACATCCTTGCGCTGAATGCGGCCGTTGAAGCCGCTCGTGCTGGCGTACAGGGGCGCGGGTTTGCGGTGGTAGCCGCTGAGGTTCGCAATCTGGCGCAGCATTCCGCCTCTGCGGCCAAAGAGATTAAAACGTTGATTGATGCCAACGTCGAAAGTGTGAAACAGGGCAGCACAATGGTCGAGAATGCGGGCAAACATATCAGCGACATCGTTGATGAAGTCTTGCAAGTCTCCACCATGATCAAAGAGATCAGCAACGCAACGCATGAGCAAACCTCGGCATTGGGACTGATCAATACCTCTATTGCACAGATAGAACAAATGACGCAGCGCAACACCGATATGGTTACCCACTCAACAGAAGCAGCTGAAGGGCTCAACCTTCAGGCAAGGCGGCTGAATAGCGCGATTAACGTGTACGGTAGTTAA
- a CDS encoding FlxA-like family protein, with protein MSNGISQITMNTVSNVAAAPTASKDASTTASKATPVANNKGSAAQQKIAAIQHQIKQLTKKLAELGQSAINASEDERKLIKQQQQMIQAQIQALYAEIARIQKEEAEKKAPSVASGTTSQQNDNKDKKGGVDIYV; from the coding sequence ATGTCCAATGGTATCAGCCAGATTACAATGAATACGGTGTCAAACGTAGCGGCGGCACCTACGGCTAGTAAGGATGCATCGACTACCGCGAGTAAGGCTACGCCTGTAGCCAATAACAAGGGTAGTGCTGCTCAACAAAAAATTGCCGCAATACAACATCAGATCAAACAGCTGACTAAAAAGCTAGCAGAGCTGGGCCAATCAGCCATCAATGCAAGTGAAGACGAGCGCAAACTCATCAAACAGCAGCAGCAGATGATTCAAGCGCAAATCCAAGCACTCTATGCCGAAATTGCCCGTATCCAAAAAGAAGAAGCGGAAAAGAAAGCACCTAGTGTGGCGTCAGGCACAACATCACAACAAAATGATAATAAAGACAAAAAAGGCGGTGTTGATATCTACGTCTAA
- a CDS encoding FlxA-like family protein: MSNTISSISVSTTTASSSKSSNTSEQQIAQLTKQVQALTKQVSKLTESASSAESDDERKLIEQQQQAIQAQIQALQAQIARLQSEKSEQQSDSSAPAQSAKQEGVNRPTEDNQINIYV; the protein is encoded by the coding sequence ATGTCAAACACCATCAGCAGTATCAGCGTATCGACAACCACGGCAAGCAGCAGTAAAAGCAGCAACACCTCAGAGCAACAGATTGCGCAGCTCACCAAGCAGGTTCAGGCGCTTACCAAACAGGTGAGTAAACTGACCGAATCCGCTTCCAGCGCAGAAAGCGATGATGAACGTAAACTGATCGAACAGCAGCAGCAGGCCATTCAAGCGCAGATTCAGGCGTTACAGGCACAAATTGCCCGCTTGCAGAGTGAAAAATCGGAACAGCAGTCTGATTCCTCTGCTCCGGCTCAAAGTGCTAAACAAGAAGGCGTTAACCGCCCGACAGAAGACAACCAGATTAATATCTACGTGTAG
- a CDS encoding DUF3820 family protein, whose product MEKEDLIDIATMQMPFGKYKGRVLIDLPEEYLLWFSRKDEFPKGRLGELMQITLAIKIEGLQGLVTPLKRPRS is encoded by the coding sequence ATGGAAAAAGAAGACCTGATAGACATTGCCACAATGCAGATGCCGTTTGGGAAATACAAGGGGCGAGTGCTGATTGATTTACCAGAAGAGTACCTGCTGTGGTTCTCCCGCAAGGATGAATTTCCTAAAGGTCGCTTAGGGGAATTGATGCAGATTACGCTGGCAATCAAGATAGAAGGTCTGCAAGGGTTGGTCACGCCGCTGAAGCGACCCCGTTCCTGA
- the ligA gene encoding NAD-dependent DNA ligase LigA: MKPVKKEPAEVNAAALRVAELRRVLRHHEYKYHVEDAPEIPDIEYDKLMQELKALEADHPELVTSDSPTQRVGAAPLAAFEQVRHEVPMLSLDNVFDEESYLAFSKRIGDRLKNGDDLTFCCELKLDGLAVSLLYEDGVLVQAATRGDGTTGENITSNIRTVAAIPLRLEGDNIPRRVEVRGEVFMKHSGFEKLNEEARRTGSKVFANPRNAAAGSLRQLDPRITAKRPLTFFCYGVGLLEGGELPASHWERLMQFKAWGLPVSDRIKLCTGPAEVLDFYRQVEQTRSSLGFDIDGVVVKVDSLELQERLGFVARAPRWAVAFKFPAQEQLTWVRDVEFQVGRTGAITPVARLEPVAVAGVIVSNATLHNADEIERLGLQIGDRVIVRRAGDVIPQIVGIVESERPETVQPIVFPTACPVCGSDVERVEGEAVTRCTAGLICGAQRKEALKHFVSRRALDVEGMGDKIIDQLVEKEYVKTPADLFRLSAGIMTGLDRMGPKSATNLVNALEKAKSTTLARFLYALGIRDVGESTAANLAAHFGSLEALFAADEDALLEVPDVGKVVAAHVRHFLEEEHNQTVIRELTDSAGINIHWPEVQVVNAEEIDSPFAGKTVVLTGSLSILSRDEAKDRLTALGAKVSGSVSKKTDMVIAGEAAGSKLAKAQELGIPVIDEAEMIRLLGA, encoded by the coding sequence ATGAAACCAGTGAAGAAAGAACCAGCCGAAGTGAATGCGGCCGCACTGCGGGTAGCGGAGTTGCGCCGGGTCTTACGCCATCACGAATACAAATATCACGTTGAAGATGCGCCCGAAATTCCTGATATCGAATATGACAAACTCATGCAGGAACTGAAAGCGTTAGAGGCGGATCATCCCGAGCTGGTGACCAGTGATTCTCCCACGCAGCGCGTGGGTGCGGCACCGCTGGCGGCATTTGAGCAGGTACGCCATGAAGTGCCGATGTTATCGCTGGATAACGTATTTGATGAAGAGAGCTATCTGGCCTTCAGCAAGCGAATTGGCGACAGGCTGAAGAACGGTGACGATCTGACATTTTGCTGCGAGCTGAAACTGGATGGTTTAGCCGTTAGCCTATTGTATGAAGATGGCGTTCTGGTACAGGCGGCCACGCGCGGGGATGGTACGACCGGGGAAAATATCACCAGTAACATTCGTACCGTTGCGGCGATTCCACTGCGTCTGGAAGGCGATAATATTCCGCGCCGTGTTGAAGTGCGCGGTGAAGTGTTTATGAAGCACAGCGGTTTTGAAAAGCTGAACGAAGAGGCTCGCCGTACGGGGAGTAAAGTCTTTGCCAACCCGCGTAACGCTGCCGCTGGATCGCTGCGCCAGCTTGACCCGCGAATTACGGCTAAGCGTCCTCTGACTTTCTTCTGCTATGGCGTTGGTCTGCTGGAAGGCGGTGAGTTGCCCGCAAGCCATTGGGAGCGGCTGATGCAGTTCAAGGCGTGGGGACTGCCGGTTAGCGACAGAATTAAGCTATGTACTGGTCCGGCCGAAGTACTCGATTTTTATCGTCAGGTTGAGCAGACCCGCAGTTCGTTAGGCTTTGATATCGACGGCGTTGTTGTCAAAGTTGACTCTCTGGAACTGCAGGAGCGGTTAGGGTTCGTTGCCCGTGCACCGCGCTGGGCGGTGGCCTTTAAATTCCCGGCGCAGGAACAGCTGACCTGGGTGCGCGATGTCGAGTTTCAGGTTGGGCGGACGGGCGCAATTACGCCCGTTGCGCGTCTGGAACCCGTCGCCGTGGCTGGGGTCATCGTCAGCAATGCCACATTGCATAATGCGGATGAAATTGAGCGGCTAGGTTTGCAGATTGGCGATCGCGTTATTGTGCGCCGAGCGGGGGATGTGATCCCGCAGATCGTCGGTATTGTGGAGTCTGAACGGCCAGAAACGGTGCAGCCGATCGTTTTCCCTACGGCTTGTCCCGTGTGTGGATCTGACGTTGAACGCGTAGAGGGCGAGGCCGTCACGCGCTGTACCGCTGGCCTGATCTGCGGTGCCCAGCGCAAAGAGGCACTGAAGCATTTTGTTTCTCGTCGCGCATTGGATGTGGAAGGCATGGGCGATAAGATCATCGATCAACTGGTGGAAAAAGAGTACGTCAAGACGCCAGCCGATCTGTTTCGCCTGAGCGCTGGGATCATGACGGGGCTGGATCGCATGGGGCCGAAATCCGCGACGAATCTGGTTAATGCGTTGGAAAAGGCGAAAAGCACCACGCTGGCACGTTTCCTCTATGCGTTGGGGATCCGTGATGTTGGCGAATCGACGGCGGCTAATCTGGCTGCTCACTTTGGTTCGCTGGAAGCCCTTTTTGCTGCCGATGAAGACGCGCTGCTGGAGGTGCCGGATGTTGGTAAAGTCGTTGCCGCGCACGTGCGTCACTTCCTTGAAGAAGAGCACAACCAAACCGTGATCCGCGAACTGACTGACTCCGCAGGCATCAACATCCACTGGCCTGAGGTTCAGGTCGTCAATGCTGAAGAGATCGACAGCCCATTTGCGGGGAAAACGGTGGTATTGACCGGATCGCTGAGTATTTTGTCCCGCGACGAAGCCAAAGATCGGTTAACGGCGTTAGGGGCAAAAGTGAGCGGCAGCGTCTCGAAGAAAACCGATATGGTGATCGCCGGTGAAGCCGCAGGCTCTAAACTGGCGAAGGCGCAAGAATTGGGGATCCCAGTGATCGATGAGGCGGAAATGATCCGACTATTGGGGGCGTAA
- the hldE gene encoding bifunctional D-glycero-beta-D-manno-heptose-7-phosphate kinase/D-glycero-beta-D-manno-heptose 1-phosphate adenylyltransferase HldE, which yields MKVTLPDFRQAGVLVVGDVMLDRYWYGPTSRISPEAPVPVVKVDTIEERPGGAANVAMNIAALGAGSRLVGLTGIDDAARALNAKLGEVNVKCDFVAVPTHPTITKLRVLSRNQQLIRLDFEEGFEGIDPQPIIERIQLALPKIGALVLSDYAKGALAHVQSMIQTAKASGVPVLIDPKGTDFARYRGATLLTPNLSEFEAVAGRCKTEEELVERGMQLVADYDLSALLITRSEQGMTLLQPGKAPLHLPTQAQEVYDVTGAGDTVIGVLAAALAAGNPLEEACFLANAAAGVVVGKLGTSTVTPIELENAIRGRAETGFGVMTEEQLKHAVELARQRGEKIVMTNGCFDILHAGHVSYLANARKLGDRLIVAVNSDASTKRLKGPTRPVNPLPQRMIVLGALEAVDWVVPFEEDTPQRLIASILPDILVKGGDYQPHEIAGSEEVWANGGEVKVLNFEDGCSTTNIINTIKANTSKS from the coding sequence ATGAAAGTGACGCTGCCTGATTTCCGTCAAGCGGGTGTGTTAGTGGTGGGTGATGTCATGCTGGATCGTTACTGGTATGGGCCGACCAGCCGAATTTCACCAGAGGCACCGGTGCCTGTGGTCAAGGTTGATACGATCGAAGAGCGCCCAGGCGGCGCGGCGAACGTCGCCATGAACATCGCAGCATTGGGCGCGGGATCGCGTCTGGTGGGGTTAACCGGCATTGATGATGCCGCACGCGCACTGAATGCCAAACTTGGCGAAGTGAATGTGAAGTGTGACTTTGTTGCGGTTCCTACGCACCCGACGATCACCAAGCTGCGTGTGCTGTCGCGTAATCAGCAGTTGATCCGACTGGATTTCGAAGAGGGCTTTGAGGGAATTGATCCTCAGCCGATCATCGAGCGTATTCAACTGGCGCTGCCAAAAATTGGTGCGCTGGTGCTGTCTGACTATGCGAAAGGCGCATTAGCGCATGTGCAAAGCATGATTCAGACGGCAAAAGCGTCTGGCGTTCCGGTGCTGATCGACCCGAAAGGCACGGATTTTGCCCGTTACCGTGGCGCGACATTGCTGACGCCAAACCTGTCTGAATTCGAAGCGGTGGCAGGGCGTTGCAAAACGGAAGAAGAGCTGGTTGAGCGCGGTATGCAACTGGTGGCCGATTACGATCTGTCCGCGTTGCTGATTACCCGTTCCGAGCAAGGAATGACGTTGCTACAGCCGGGCAAAGCACCGCTGCATTTGCCGACGCAGGCGCAGGAAGTGTATGACGTGACCGGTGCGGGCGATACCGTAATCGGTGTGTTGGCCGCTGCGCTGGCGGCAGGCAACCCGCTGGAAGAGGCCTGTTTCCTGGCGAATGCCGCCGCAGGCGTCGTCGTCGGCAAGCTGGGTACGTCAACGGTCACGCCGATTGAATTGGAAAATGCTATCCGCGGCCGTGCCGAAACCGGATTTGGCGTGATGACCGAAGAACAGCTGAAACATGCCGTTGAACTGGCGCGTCAGCGTGGCGAAAAGATTGTGATGACCAACGGCTGCTTCGATATTTTGCACGCCGGACACGTGTCTTACTTGGCAAACGCCCGCAAACTTGGCGACCGATTAATTGTTGCGGTAAACAGCGATGCCTCAACCAAACGCCTGAAGGGGCCGACTCGCCCCGTCAACCCGCTGCCGCAGCGGATGATCGTGTTGGGTGCGCTGGAAGCTGTCGATTGGGTCGTGCCGTTTGAAGAAGATACGCCGCAGCGCCTGATTGCCAGCATTCTGCCGGACATTCTGGTGAAAGGCGGAGACTACCAGCCACATGAAATCGCCGGTAGTGAAGAGGTCTGGGCCAATGGCGGTGAAGTGAAAGTCCTGAACTTTGAGGACGGTTGCTCCACGACGAACATCATCAATACGATTAAAGCCAACACGTCTAAATCTTAA